In the genome of Clostridia bacterium, one region contains:
- a CDS encoding thiazole synthase codes for MSDRLIIGGCEITSRLFVGTGKFPSNKIIPDVIKASGAQVVTVALRRIDFDSVEENMLNFIPGECILMPNTSGARNAEEAVRIARLARAAGCGDWVKIEVVSDNKYLLPDNYETLKATDTLVREGFTVLPYMSPDLMTAKRLRDAGAAAVMPLGAPIGTNKGLKTRELVKILIDEIDLPIIVDAGLGKPSEAAEAMEMGAAAVLVNTAIATAGDPLMMGEAFGLAVEAGRKAFVSGTGAVKEYAEASSPLTGFLNSL; via the coding sequence ATGAGTGACAGGTTGATAATCGGGGGTTGTGAAATAACAAGCAGGCTTTTTGTCGGGACAGGAAAATTTCCTTCAAACAAGATAATACCGGATGTAATAAAGGCTTCGGGAGCACAGGTTGTAACTGTAGCTCTTCGCAGAATAGATTTCGATTCTGTAGAAGAGAACATGCTGAACTTTATTCCAGGGGAATGCATTCTTATGCCCAATACTTCAGGAGCAAGGAATGCAGAAGAGGCAGTAAGAATTGCAAGACTTGCAAGAGCAGCCGGCTGCGGAGACTGGGTAAAAATCGAAGTAGTGTCTGACAATAAATACCTTCTGCCTGATAACTATGAGACGCTGAAAGCTACAGATACTTTAGTCAGAGAAGGCTTTACAGTTTTGCCTTATATGAGTCCGGATCTGATGACAGCAAAAAGGCTTAGGGATGCAGGGGCAGCAGCAGTTATGCCTTTGGGGGCACCTATAGGGACAAACAAGGGGCTTAAGACGAGAGAATTGGTTAAAATACTGATAGATGAAATAGACCTTCCTATTATAGTTGATGCAGGCTTGGGAAAACCTTCAGAAGCAGCTGAGGCCATGGAAATGGGAGCGGCTGCCGTTCTGGTGAATACCGCTATTGCTACTGCAGGTGATCCGCTAATGATGGGGGAGGCTTTCGGATTAGCTGTAGAGGCGGGGAGAAAAGCTTTTGTTTCAGGTACAGGAGCTGTCAAGGAGTATGCGGAAGCGTCTTCTCCGCTTACAGGTTTTCTAAACAGCTTATAA
- the thiH gene encoding 2-iminoacetate synthase ThiH → MSFYNTYKQYAKFDFDSFFKEVSDDRVLDVLNKERINSMDFLTLLSDKADRYLEQMAVKAKQLTIQHFGKVIFLFTPMYLANFCVNQCAYCGFNVTNKITRRKLNQDEVEKEAENISKTGLRHILILTGESRKETPVSYIKDCVKILKKYFRSIAIEVYPLEAFEYAELIEAGVDGLTIYQEVYDEHTYDLVHLKGPKKNYSYRLDAPERACSVSMRSVGIGALLGMEDWRKESFFSGLHADYLQNKYLDTEISVSLPRIRPHVGHFEPKCIVSDRNMVQAMLALRIFMPRTGITISTRERAEFRNNLVGLGVTRMSAGVSTEVGGHASEEKTEGQFNISDCRSVEEMKDMIYMKGYQPVFKDWQAI, encoded by the coding sequence ATGAGTTTTTATAATACATACAAGCAATATGCAAAATTTGATTTTGACAGCTTCTTTAAAGAGGTTTCTGATGACAGGGTACTGGATGTGCTAAACAAAGAAAGAATAAACAGTATGGATTTTCTTACACTCTTATCAGATAAGGCAGACCGTTATTTGGAGCAAATGGCAGTTAAGGCAAAACAGCTGACGATACAGCACTTTGGAAAGGTGATCTTCCTTTTTACTCCTATGTATCTGGCTAATTTTTGTGTTAACCAGTGTGCTTATTGCGGGTTTAATGTTACAAATAAAATAACCAGGAGAAAGCTGAATCAGGATGAAGTTGAAAAGGAAGCTGAAAATATCTCCAAGACCGGATTAAGGCATATCCTGATACTTACGGGTGAGTCCAGAAAGGAAACTCCTGTTTCGTACATAAAGGATTGTGTAAAAATACTGAAAAAATACTTCAGATCAATCGCCATAGAAGTATATCCTCTCGAAGCCTTTGAATATGCCGAGCTCATTGAGGCCGGTGTAGACGGGTTGACTATTTATCAGGAAGTTTATGATGAACATACATATGATTTAGTACATTTAAAGGGGCCAAAGAAGAATTACAGTTACAGGCTTGATGCTCCTGAAAGGGCATGCAGCGTATCAATGCGCAGTGTGGGAATCGGAGCGTTGCTTGGTATGGAGGATTGGAGAAAAGAATCCTTTTTTTCAGGACTGCACGCAGATTATCTGCAAAATAAATACCTGGATACTGAGATAAGTGTATCACTTCCGCGTATACGGCCGCATGTAGGTCATTTTGAACCAAAATGCATTGTAAGTGACAGAAATATGGTGCAAGCCATGCTGGCATTGAGGATTTTTATGCCGCGTACCGGTATAACCATTTCCACCAGAGAGAGGGCGGAGTTTAGAAATAATCTTGTAGGACTTGGAGTCACAAGGATGTCTGCAGGCGTATCTACGGAAGTGGGCGGGCATGCTTCAGAAGAAAAGACAGAAGGACAGTTTAATATTTCTGACTGCAGAAGTGTTGAAGAGATGAAAGATATGATTTATATGAAGGGGTATCAGCCGGTGTTTAAAGATTGGCAGGCTATATGA
- the thiF gene encoding sulfur carrier protein ThiS adenylyltransferase ThiF produces MNFFDKAVAAYIGEDRLRKIHGIKVGIAGAGGLGSNCAFNLVRSGFRKLKIVDFDVVESSNLNRQFYFSDQVGISKVKALSTNLKRINPDLELEVVNERITGDNAEGMFGDCDVVVEAFDRAEAKAMIVEKYYKSGKFLVSASGLAGWGNSDIITTRMIHPNFYIIGDLESEVSEMLPPASPRVNLAAAKQADVILNWVINEL; encoded by the coding sequence ATGAATTTTTTTGATAAGGCAGTGGCTGCTTACATAGGAGAAGACAGGCTGAGAAAGATACACGGCATAAAAGTCGGAATTGCGGGAGCTGGAGGACTTGGATCGAATTGTGCCTTCAACCTGGTAAGAAGTGGATTTAGAAAGTTGAAAATTGTGGATTTTGATGTAGTTGAGTCATCAAACCTTAACAGACAATTTTATTTTTCGGATCAGGTAGGAATATCTAAGGTTAAAGCGTTGAGTACAAACCTTAAGAGGATAAATCCTGATTTGGAGCTTGAGGTTGTAAACGAAAGGATTACCGGAGATAACGCAGAAGGTATGTTCGGGGATTGTGATGTTGTAGTAGAAGCTTTTGACAGGGCTGAGGCAAAAGCAATGATAGTAGAAAAATACTATAAATCAGGAAAATTTCTTGTTTCTGCATCAGGTTTGGCGGGATGGGGAAACAGCGATATTATCACTACAAGAATGATACATCCGAATTTTTATATCATAGGTGATTTAGAATCAGAGGTTAGTGAGATGTTGCCGCCTGCATCTCCAAGAGTGAATCTGGCAGCGGCTAAACAGGCGGATGTGATTCTAAACTGGGTAATTAACGAGTTGTAG
- a CDS encoding DUF72 domain-containing protein → MVLIGTSGYSYKDWIGPFYPEGTKDREMLDYYVHNFNFVEINSSYYHMPRLQLFESMDKKTPPDYQFAVKLFGGFTHERNLSQYEADKFKYSIRPLTENGKLTCLLAQFPYSFHCNRDNVDYLKRIREWFGDMEVNVEFRNQKWIRQETIEFLKKEKLGFVAVDEPSIRGLIKQVTAVTSKVSYLRLHGRNAEKWYGGEGSERYDYLYSEDELEEWLPRIRELEQNAPVTVIAFNNHPRGKAVTNAKELAALLL, encoded by the coding sequence ATGGTATTGATTGGAACATCAGGTTATTCCTACAAGGATTGGATAGGACCTTTTTACCCTGAAGGCACAAAAGACAGAGAAATGCTTGATTATTACGTACATAACTTCAACTTTGTGGAGATCAACTCTTCATATTATCATATGCCCAGATTACAATTGTTTGAGAGTATGGATAAGAAAACTCCCCCGGATTACCAATTTGCTGTCAAGCTCTTTGGAGGGTTTACCCATGAGAGGAACCTGAGCCAGTATGAGGCTGACAAATTTAAATATTCAATCAGGCCATTGACAGAAAATGGAAAGCTTACGTGCCTTCTTGCACAGTTTCCGTATTCCTTTCATTGCAACAGAGACAATGTTGATTATCTTAAACGGATTAGAGAATGGTTTGGAGACATGGAAGTAAATGTGGAATTCAGGAACCAGAAATGGATAAGACAAGAGACCATAGAATTCTTGAAGAAGGAAAAGTTGGGATTTGTGGCTGTAGACGAACCTTCCATCAGAGGGTTGATAAAACAGGTGACAGCAGTGACTTCGAAGGTTTCATACTTAAGATTACACGGCAGAAATGCAGAAAAGTGGTATGGGGGCGAAGGCTCTGAACGCTATGACTATCTATACAGTGAGGATGAATTGGAGGAATGGCTTCCAAGGATAAGGGAGCTTGAACAAAATGCCCCTGTGACTGTTATAGCGTTTAACAATCATCCGAGAGGCAAAGCTGTAACAAATGCAAAAGAATTAGCGGCTCTTTTACTGTAG
- a CDS encoding ABC transporter permease — protein sequence MRFIKYLRFFCLLVKLKLNRQMMYSFNFWMVLFVDLSLFAIQIAVFSAIFLQVDTINGWNRNQMIFFIGTFTILDSIYMSTYFFGVIGIPDKILTGKLDIYISKPVNTLFFVSFESIDLGSLLLLFPGIMMITYSTAMMGITVTVWGVLGYVFLIVLMLVLMFDLMIIIRSTAFWFTRIDSLSDFENEMVNFSFRVPGVVFKGVSKLVFYVILPYGLMATIPTQFFTGLLDGWTCLLTITVCFVFTLLSQRIWKLGLKHYGSASS from the coding sequence ATGAGATTCATAAAGTATCTGCGTTTTTTCTGCCTGTTGGTGAAGCTAAAACTTAACAGGCAGATGATGTACAGTTTTAATTTCTGGATGGTCCTATTTGTTGATTTGTCATTGTTTGCAATACAGATAGCTGTATTTTCGGCTATTTTCCTGCAAGTGGACACTATAAACGGATGGAACAGGAATCAGATGATATTTTTTATCGGGACATTTACTATATTGGATAGTATTTATATGAGTACATATTTTTTTGGTGTCATTGGAATCCCGGATAAGATCCTTACTGGCAAACTGGATATTTATATATCAAAACCTGTCAATACACTCTTTTTTGTTTCGTTTGAAAGTATTGATCTAGGATCACTGCTGCTTTTATTCCCTGGAATTATGATGATAACTTACAGTACAGCAATGATGGGAATTACTGTAACAGTATGGGGTGTATTGGGATATGTTTTTCTGATTGTTCTTATGCTGGTTCTGATGTTTGATCTGATGATAATAATCCGGTCTACGGCTTTCTGGTTTACAAGGATTGATTCACTTTCAGATTTTGAAAATGAAATGGTAAACTTCAGCTTCCGTGTTCCCGGAGTGGTGTTTAAAGGCGTAAGCAAACTTGTTTTTTATGTTATTTTACCTTATGGTCTTATGGCTACTATCCCTACCCAATTTTTCACAGGTTTACTGGATGGCTGGACTTGTCTTTTGACAATTACCGTCTGTTTTGTATTTACATTACTCAGTCAGCGAATCTGGAAGTTGGGGTTAAAGCACTATGGGAGTGCAAGTAGCTAA
- a CDS encoding ABC-2 family transporter protein — protein sequence MNRYIEVAKITFKSQIIYRFNVISGVFLSFAGIILAYILWKAVFGQKNEIAGFSFSMMVTYYIAVAFFRRLDTTDSIVWQISSEIREGQFTKYIVKPMKPFYYFVAICYSKSAFVLGINGIATVLYAAVFSKYFILHTNYMAYVYSALISLFGLYFLMLLNYFIAILSFKFLDVGAFNMIKNNILEFLTGAIIPLALLPGWIQDGMKFFPFYYIYYMPTMLFMNRETDNIQMAFIVLAIWITVMQITVSIAYNALKKDYEGVGI from the coding sequence ATGAACCGGTATATCGAAGTGGCAAAAATTACGTTCAAATCACAGATTATTTATAGGTTCAATGTCATATCGGGTGTGTTTCTTTCTTTTGCAGGAATAATACTGGCATATATTCTTTGGAAAGCAGTATTTGGGCAGAAGAATGAAATAGCTGGTTTTTCTTTTAGTATGATGGTTACTTATTATATTGCAGTTGCCTTTTTCAGAAGGCTTGATACCACTGACAGCATAGTATGGCAGATATCTTCGGAAATACGGGAAGGTCAGTTCACAAAATATATAGTAAAACCAATGAAGCCATTTTACTATTTTGTAGCCATATGCTATTCAAAATCCGCATTTGTTTTAGGTATAAACGGGATTGCAACAGTTTTATACGCTGCGGTTTTTAGCAAATACTTTATACTGCATACAAATTATATGGCATATGTCTATTCTGCTCTGATTAGCTTATTTGGTTTGTATTTCCTCATGCTTCTTAACTACTTTATAGCTATACTGAGCTTTAAGTTTCTGGATGTCGGCGCTTTTAACATGATAAAAAACAATATTCTTGAGTTTCTTACCGGTGCTATTATACCTCTTGCTTTATTACCCGGATGGATACAGGATGGAATGAAGTTTTTCCCGTTTTACTATATCTATTATATGCCTACCATGCTTTTTATGAACCGGGAAACTGATAATATCCAAATGGCATTCATTGTTCTTGCCATATGGATTACAGTAATGCAGATAACAGTGAGTATTGCCTATAATGCGCTTAAAAAAGATTATGAGGGGGTAGGGATATGA
- a CDS encoding pyridoxamine 5'-phosphate oxidase family protein, translating to MSGLRRKDKEIKEKAEIEEILRQTDVCRIALCEGNQPYIVPMNFGYKDGVVYLHSAKEGKKIDIIRENGNVCFEVEAGAELVTNDKPCSWTYRYRSVIGFGKARVLEGYEEKVNGLNIIMNHYTGKSDFEFGQEAVNAIVIIRIDIEEITGKKSGY from the coding sequence GTGTCAGGTTTGAGAAGGAAGGATAAGGAGATTAAAGAGAAAGCAGAGATCGAAGAAATACTCCGACAGACTGATGTGTGCAGGATTGCTTTGTGTGAAGGCAATCAACCGTACATAGTACCTATGAATTTCGGTTACAAGGATGGAGTTGTTTATCTTCATTCGGCTAAGGAAGGGAAAAAAATAGATATCATAAGGGAGAACGGTAACGTTTGTTTTGAAGTAGAGGCTGGAGCGGAACTGGTAACAAATGATAAGCCCTGTAGCTGGACATACAGATACAGGAGTGTTATAGGTTTCGGAAAAGCACGTGTACTGGAAGGGTACGAAGAAAAAGTGAATGGTTTGAATATCATAATGAACCACTACACAGGAAAATCAGATTTTGAATTCGGACAGGAAGCTGTAAATGCTATAGTGATAATCAGAATAGATATTGAAGAAATAACCGGTAAGAAATCCGGATATTGA
- the thiS gene encoding sulfur carrier protein ThiS translates to MNITVNGKCEEIQETLKLLDFLEAKGLDPKKVVVEYNNEIIKREDWGSVWLKDNDKLEVLRFVGGG, encoded by the coding sequence ATGAACATAACGGTAAATGGAAAATGTGAGGAAATACAAGAAACACTAAAGCTATTGGATTTTTTGGAGGCTAAAGGGCTTGATCCTAAAAAGGTTGTTGTTGAGTACAATAATGAAATTATTAAAAGAGAAGATTGGGGTAGCGTATGGCTTAAGGATAATGACAAACTGGAAGTACTCAGATTTGTAGGAGGAGGTTGA